The Marispirochaeta aestuarii genome contains the following window.
CTGGTCGTTCGCTTCGCTCACTGCTCGGCTGTGCGACCCGCCTGGTCGTTCGCTTAGCTCACTGCTCGGCTATGCGGCCCGCCCAGGAGTTTCTTAAGCGGTTCAGCACCGACTTCGGATCCTCCTCGGCGCAGTAGCTGATCTTTTTGTAGAACTGGTTGCTCTCGTCGAAGATCAGGGTCTCCGGGCCCATGATGCATCCATCCCCACGATTGTGGACACGAAGTAACCCTCTATACTCGGTCCCTCATTTTATAGCATATCTTAGCATTTTTTGACGGGAATTGGGGAATCCTTGCACGGCCGCGTCCTCCGCACTCAAGGAATTCTTGACGACCCTTTCTGAGAGATGATTCATCGTGATGAGTAATCGCTGATACCGGATTAAAACCGGCCCGGGATTATCTCCTTGTTTCCGAAGTTCATGGCAGATCCTTCAGGCTCAGCATTCTAATGGGGCCGTGAAATAGGGCGGGGTTTCCCCCGCCTAGGCATATGCGGCAAGGCTCAAGTCCAGCTCTTCCGCTGTAGTTTCCAGATCTTTCCGGATAGCATCGGAGAGCTTTATGCCCTCTGCCTTTGCCTCGAGGGTCTTGAGGTACTCGATTTCACCGGGCATATAAATCCGGTCGAAGCCTTCCGCCCTGGGGCAGTCGTGGACGGCATGAACATACTCGTTCATGATGGTGTAAAACTCCTCCACCTTCATGAAGGCTTCGATCTTTATGCCTCCGAAAACATGGCCGATTCTCTGGGGTGTATCGAGTCCGCTGTACAGGTGCCCCACATCGGTAAGCCACTTGGAGCCGGACAGCACTCCGCAGAGTATGTCGATTATCAGTGCCAGCCCGGAGCCTTTGGGGCCGCCCATGGGGCTCAGGAGTCCCTGCAGGGCCGCTTCCGGGTCCCTGGTCTCCCGGCCTTCTTTATCCAGCGCCCATCCCTGGGGAAGTTCCCTTCCCGCCTGGGCTGCCAGCAGAATCTTGCCCCGGGCCACCAGGCTGCTGGCCATATCGACAACCAGGGGCAGTCCGTTTCCCGTGGGTACGGCTATGGAGAGGGGACTGGTCCCCACCATCGCTTTCTTTCCGCCCCAGGGGGCCATGGTGGGATTGGCATTGCTCATGGCAAAGCCGATGATTCCCCGATCCAGGCCCTTCATGGAGTAATAAGCGGTTACTCCGAAATGGTTCGAGTTACCCACCGCTGCCAGACCGATCCCGTTTTCCAGAGCGTTCTGTACCGCCGTCTCGGCGCCGAAGTGTCCCGCAACGGGACCCATGGCGTTCTCACCGTCGATTCTGCAGATACCGCCGGTTCTGGAAACGATTTTCGGATCGGCGGCGGGGTTGATTCCCCCCGCCTTGATACGTTGTACGTAAATCGGAAGTTTCGAAACGCCGTGGGATTCTATGCCCCGGGAATCAGCAAAGACCAGGACCTCCGCGGCGTTCCGTGCCTTGTCTTCGGTAACCCCGACCCGTGTGAGGACCGCGGTGACAAACTCTTTCAGTCTATCCTCTTGAACATGCATTTATTCACTCCGATATTTTTATCGTTTAGAGCAGTTCCATTCCTTTCAGGATCTTCTTCAGCTGCTCCTTCTCGTCGGAGCTCATGGGGCCGACGGGTTCGAAGCAGGGTCCTGCCTCTATTCCCAGAAGCTCCAGGGCTTCCTTGATGACCGTCGGGAAGGTCCCCAGACTGAAGGCAATACGCAGGGGCGCCAGACGGAACTGGGCCTCCAGGGAGCCTTTGATGTCGCCTGCCACATACTTGTCGTAGATGTCCGCACAGATCCGGGGGGCAACGTTGGCACAGGCTGCAACTGCACCGGCACCACCGTAACAGAGGTTGGCATGAATCAGGGTGTCCCGGCCGATCATTACATCGAAGTCCATATCCCGGGTAAGGCGGATATTCTCGGCGGTGTTCGTCATGTCCCCGGAGGAGTCCTTGATCCCAATAATATTCTTGATCTTTGCGAGTTCCACCACCGAACCGGGCTGCAGGGCTACGTGGGTCTTGGGC
Protein-coding sequences here:
- the dapA gene encoding 4-hydroxy-tetrahydrodipicolinate synthase, which produces MNFAPKGVLPAMITPLTKDGKVNEKALRKLIDFLLDGGVHGIFAIGTTGEFYCLSNDEYRMILEVTKDQVAGRVPVYAGANHITTRGSIELAQIAQEVGVDALSVLTPLFISPNQQQLIKHFTDVAASTDLPILLYDNRPKTHVALQPGSVVELAKIKNIIGIKDSSGDMTNTAENIRLTRDMDFDVMIGRDTLIHANLCYGGAGAVAACANVAPRICADIYDKYVAGDIKGSLEAQFRLAPLRIAFSLGTFPTVIKEALELLGIEAGPCFEPVGPMSSDEKEQLKKILKGMELL
- a CDS encoding Ldh family oxidoreductase yields the protein MHVQEDRLKEFVTAVLTRVGVTEDKARNAAEVLVFADSRGIESHGVSKLPIYVQRIKAGGINPAADPKIVSRTGGICRIDGENAMGPVAGHFGAETAVQNALENGIGLAAVGNSNHFGVTAYYSMKGLDRGIIGFAMSNANPTMAPWGGKKAMVGTSPLSIAVPTGNGLPLVVDMASSLVARGKILLAAQAGRELPQGWALDKEGRETRDPEAALQGLLSPMGGPKGSGLALIIDILCGVLSGSKWLTDVGHLYSGLDTPQRIGHVFGGIKIEAFMKVEEFYTIMNEYVHAVHDCPRAEGFDRIYMPGEIEYLKTLEAKAEGIKLSDAIRKDLETTAEELDLSLAAYA